One genomic window of Sphingopyxis sp. OPL5 includes the following:
- a CDS encoding DUF5990 family protein, translating into MARVDQHEVRMRIVIDRPVPGVLHSLQGRDGGPLDARASDAGEPLAFDFAIRVGPGPKFLGDQVRREGPQRRFVYIRIGQMAGDPSSPWSRRMKIDIHDIGQAMLDAAATDGGRIAISVDGTGKDGTPACATVAVTGRRLV; encoded by the coding sequence ATGGCGCGCGTGGACCAGCATGAGGTTCGAATGCGGATCGTCATCGACCGGCCGGTACCCGGCGTGCTCCACAGCCTGCAGGGCAGGGACGGCGGCCCCCTCGATGCCAGAGCGTCGGACGCGGGCGAGCCGCTGGCCTTCGATTTCGCTATCCGCGTCGGACCGGGGCCGAAATTCCTTGGCGATCAGGTGCGGCGCGAGGGACCCCAGCGGCGCTTCGTCTATATCCGCATCGGGCAGATGGCGGGTGACCCGTCTTCGCCATGGTCCCGCCGGATGAAGATCGACATCCACGACATCGGACAGGCCATGCTCGACGCCGCGGCGACGGATGGCGGGCGCATCGCGATTTCGGTGGACGGAACCGGCAAGGACGGCACGCCCGCCTGCGCGACGGTGGCGGTTACCGGGCGACGACTGGTTTGA
- a CDS encoding ArsR/SmtB family transcription factor, with protein sequence MSIHEEYDKTFKALSSHIRRQMLDTLRDQPLTTGAICAMFEQIDRCTVMQHLKVLEEAGLVIAERRGRTRWNHLNAMPIQDIHDRWIGPHAAAATARLARFKQSLEAQ encoded by the coding sequence ATGTCAATCCACGAAGAATATGACAAGACTTTCAAGGCTTTATCGTCGCACATTCGCCGCCAGATGCTCGACACCCTCCGCGACCAGCCGCTGACGACCGGCGCGATATGCGCGATGTTCGAGCAAATCGACCGCTGCACCGTGATGCAGCACCTCAAGGTTCTCGAAGAAGCCGGTCTCGTCATCGCCGAGCGCCGCGGGCGCACCCGCTGGAACCATCTCAACGCGATGCCGATCCAGGACATCCACGACCGCTGGATCGGCCCGCACGCCGCCGCCGCGACCGCGCGGCTCGCGCGCTTCAAGCAAAGCCTCGAAGCCCAATGA
- a CDS encoding winged helix-turn-helix transcriptional regulator yields MTDDEKNSGTCPIDRGLTLIGDRWSMLVLRDVQRGFTRYDQMRTSLGIAPNILARRLTALAEAGLLEKRRYSQRPPRDEYLLTEKGRDFLPILAAIGAWGRKHNGGGALTRQIDVETGEPIRPVVIDANTGAPLGTRELRIEYPD; encoded by the coding sequence ATGACCGACGATGAAAAAAATTCGGGCACCTGCCCGATCGACCGCGGCCTGACGCTGATCGGCGATCGCTGGTCGATGCTGGTGCTGCGCGACGTGCAGCGCGGCTTCACCCGCTACGATCAGATGCGAACCAGCCTCGGCATCGCGCCGAATATCCTCGCACGCCGCCTCACCGCGCTCGCCGAAGCGGGACTGCTCGAAAAGCGCCGCTACAGCCAGCGCCCGCCGCGCGACGAATATCTGCTCACCGAAAAGGGCCGCGACTTCCTTCCCATCCTCGCCGCGATCGGCGCATGGGGACGCAAGCATAATGGCGGCGGCGCACTGACCCGCCAGATCGACGTCGAAACCGGCGAGCCGATCCGTCCGGTGGTGATCGACGCCAACACCGGCGCACCGCTCGGGACGCGCGAACTGAGGATCGAATATCCGGACTGA
- a CDS encoding alpha/beta fold hydrolase, whose amino-acid sequence MTIEPQFFEARDEVRLAWRELGEGRPVVLLHGLFSSAEVNWIKFGTAARIAAEGFRVIMPDLRVHGSSDAPHDDWHYPPDVLVNDLQDLVAHLDLGDFDLGGFSLGARTSTRAVVAGMKPRRLILGGMGLAGLAGWQRRGQFFKRVIADFETAKRGDDTWLSIQFMKTMKVDRIAAGHLLDSFTDTAPEALAALTMPTLLVCGEQDQDNGSAPELAEALPDARLVTIPGTHMSSVTQPEMGEAMAAFLAA is encoded by the coding sequence ATGACGATCGAACCGCAGTTTTTCGAAGCGCGCGACGAGGTGCGCCTCGCTTGGCGCGAACTGGGCGAAGGCCGCCCTGTGGTGCTGCTCCACGGCCTGTTTTCAAGCGCCGAGGTCAACTGGATCAAATTCGGCACCGCCGCCCGCATCGCCGCCGAGGGCTTTCGCGTCATCATGCCCGACCTGCGCGTGCACGGGTCGAGCGATGCGCCGCACGACGACTGGCATTATCCACCCGACGTACTGGTGAACGACCTGCAGGATCTGGTCGCCCATCTCGACCTCGGCGATTTCGACCTTGGCGGCTTCTCGCTAGGCGCGCGCACCAGTACGCGCGCCGTCGTCGCGGGCATGAAACCCCGTCGGCTGATCCTTGGCGGCATGGGGCTGGCAGGGCTGGCGGGCTGGCAGCGGCGCGGGCAATTCTTCAAGCGCGTGATCGCCGATTTCGAGACGGCAAAGCGCGGCGACGACACCTGGCTTTCGATCCAGTTCATGAAGACGATGAAGGTCGATCGCATCGCGGCGGGCCATCTGCTCGACAGCTTCACCGACACGGCGCCCGAAGCGCTCGCGGCGCTGACGATGCCAACCCTGCTTGTCTGCGGCGAGCAGGACCAGGACAATGGCTCGGCGCCCGAGCTGGCCGAGGCGCTGCCCGATGCACGGCTAGTCACCATCCCCGGCACCCACATGTCGAGCGTCACCCAACCCGAAATGGGCGAAGCGATGGCCGCCTTCCTCGCGGCTTGA
- a CDS encoding SRPBCC family protein, whose translation MELKFRVAARIAKPVHEVFEAVADPATLSNYFTTGGAEGRLETGATVTWDFHDFPGAFPVYVIEVMKDEKIVLEWQANEGEAPNVEGGELKDADYRTRVTMSFKGLDDGRTLVEIAEEGWRENQGALSASYGNCQGWSQMLCALKVWIEHGINLRDGMYV comes from the coding sequence ATGGAGCTGAAGTTTCGAGTCGCGGCGCGGATCGCGAAGCCGGTGCATGAGGTGTTCGAGGCGGTCGCGGACCCCGCGACACTGTCCAACTATTTCACCACCGGGGGCGCCGAAGGGCGGCTGGAGACCGGCGCGACGGTGACATGGGACTTCCACGACTTCCCCGGCGCCTTCCCGGTCTATGTGATCGAGGTGATGAAGGACGAGAAGATCGTCCTCGAATGGCAGGCGAACGAGGGCGAGGCGCCTAACGTGGAGGGCGGCGAACTCAAGGATGCCGATTACCGCACGCGCGTGACGATGAGCTTCAAGGGGCTCGACGACGGCCGCACGCTCGTCGAGATCGCCGAGGAAGGCTGGCGCGAGAACCAAGGGGCGCTCAGCGCATCCTATGGCAATTGCCAAGGCTGGTCGCAGATGCTGTGCGCGCTCAAGGTCTGGATCGAGCACGGGATCAATTTGCGCGACGGGATGTATGTGTAG
- a CDS encoding 2-hydroxychromene-2-carboxylate isomerase, which translates to MTLTADLFWSFRSPYSYLCIGRYRALAASHHVDINLRPVYPLAIRQPDFFERNHPNWLSYTMRDMIRVAQFHGIPFGPPRPDPIVQNVMTREIAAEQPYIYRLTRLGQAASRRGRSLAFAHEAAQLIWGGAQDWHLGDHLAGAARRAGLDLADLDAEAVHDAEALDTEIAANQVALEIAGHWGVPTLVFDGEPFFGQDRIEMARWRMEQKGLQPR; encoded by the coding sequence ATGACCCTCACCGCCGATCTCTTCTGGTCCTTCCGGTCGCCCTATTCCTACCTTTGCATCGGCCGCTATCGCGCGCTCGCGGCGAGCCATCATGTCGATATCAACCTGCGCCCGGTCTATCCGCTCGCGATCCGCCAGCCCGACTTCTTCGAACGCAACCATCCCAATTGGCTCAGCTACACGATGCGCGACATGATCCGCGTCGCGCAGTTTCACGGCATCCCCTTCGGCCCGCCGCGGCCTGACCCGATCGTCCAGAATGTCATGACGCGCGAGATCGCCGCCGAGCAGCCCTATATCTACCGCCTCACCCGCCTCGGCCAGGCCGCGTCGCGCCGCGGTCGCAGCCTCGCCTTCGCGCATGAGGCGGCGCAGCTCATCTGGGGCGGCGCGCAGGACTGGCACCTCGGCGACCATCTCGCCGGCGCCGCGCGCCGCGCGGGGCTCGATCTCGCCGACCTCGATGCCGAAGCGGTGCACGATGCCGAGGCCCTCGACACCGAAATCGCCGCCAATCAGGTGGCGCTTGAAATCGCGGGCCACTGGGGCGTACCGACGCTCGTCTTCGACGGCGAACCCTTCTTCGGCCAGGACCGCATCGAGATGGCGCGCTGGCGGATGGAGCAGAAAGGGCTGCAACCGCGATGA
- a CDS encoding M2 family metallopeptidase, which produces MKAMISTLSLALSLALAGPALAAEKKADTSAQSAKPTAADADAFVAAAEKDLFDYTVESSQVNWVNATYITEDTDAMAARINAVGTEKAVKYALEAAKFATAPGLSPDTRRKLDILRNGLVLPAPTKPGAATELNQIATNLQSQYGKGRGTLDGKEISGSDIEAEMGNLNHTPAEYAEMWTSWHDNVGAPMGKDYARMVAIANAGSKELGFADTGAMWRSGYDMPPEEFAKTTERLWQEVKPLYMALHTYVRWKLNEKYGDAVQPKTGPIRADLLGNMWAQEWGNIYPLVAPQGAGDLGYDIGDLLTAQGKGPLDMVKAGENFYSSLGMAPLPETFWKRSQFTKPADREVICHASAWDIDNKDDIRIKMCIKVNADDFVTIHHELGHNYYQRAYKNQPTLYLNGANDGFHEAIGDFVALSITPQYLVDIGLLDKAKVPSADKDIGLLLRQAMDKVAFLPFGLLVDRWRWGVFDGTIKPADYNKSWTQLRTQYQGIVPPSERPADGFDAGAKYHIPGNTPYTRYFLARILQFQFYKAACDQAGWQGPLHRCSFYGNKEVGAKLNAMLEMGASKPWPDALEAFTGGREMSGKAMAEYFAPLKAWLDEQNKGKPTGW; this is translated from the coding sequence ATGAAAGCCATGATTTCGACGCTGTCGCTTGCCCTGTCGCTCGCGCTGGCCGGCCCTGCGCTGGCAGCCGAGAAGAAAGCGGACACGTCCGCGCAGAGCGCCAAGCCCACCGCCGCCGATGCCGATGCCTTCGTCGCGGCGGCCGAAAAGGACCTGTTCGACTATACGGTCGAGAGCAGCCAGGTTAACTGGGTCAACGCGACCTATATCACCGAGGACACCGACGCGATGGCGGCGCGGATCAACGCGGTCGGGACCGAAAAGGCGGTCAAATATGCGCTCGAGGCGGCGAAATTTGCCACCGCCCCCGGCCTCAGCCCCGACACCAGGCGCAAACTCGACATCTTGCGGAACGGTCTCGTCCTGCCTGCGCCGACCAAGCCCGGTGCCGCGACCGAGCTCAACCAGATCGCGACCAACCTGCAATCTCAATATGGCAAGGGGCGCGGCACGCTGGACGGCAAGGAAATTTCGGGATCGGATATCGAGGCCGAGATGGGCAACCTGAACCACACGCCGGCCGAATATGCCGAAATGTGGACGAGCTGGCACGACAATGTCGGCGCACCGATGGGCAAGGATTATGCCCGCATGGTCGCGATCGCCAATGCGGGGTCGAAGGAACTTGGCTTTGCCGACACCGGCGCGATGTGGCGCTCGGGCTACGACATGCCGCCCGAGGAATTCGCCAAGACCACCGAGCGCCTGTGGCAGGAAGTGAAGCCGCTCTACATGGCGCTGCACACCTATGTCCGCTGGAAACTCAACGAGAAATATGGCGATGCGGTGCAGCCCAAGACCGGCCCGATCCGTGCCGACCTGCTCGGCAATATGTGGGCGCAGGAATGGGGCAATATCTATCCGCTCGTCGCGCCCCAAGGTGCGGGCGACCTCGGCTACGACATCGGCGACCTGCTCACCGCGCAGGGCAAGGGCCCGCTCGACATGGTCAAGGCGGGTGAGAATTTCTATTCCTCGCTCGGCATGGCGCCGCTGCCCGAAACCTTCTGGAAGCGCAGCCAGTTCACCAAGCCCGCCGACCGCGAAGTGATCTGCCACGCCTCGGCGTGGGATATCGACAACAAGGACGATATCCGCATCAAGATGTGCATCAAGGTGAATGCCGACGACTTCGTCACCATCCACCACGAACTCGGCCACAATTATTACCAGCGCGCTTACAAGAACCAGCCGACGCTCTACCTCAACGGCGCCAACGACGGCTTCCATGAGGCGATCGGCGATTTCGTCGCGCTGTCGATCACGCCGCAATATCTGGTCGACATCGGCCTGCTCGACAAAGCGAAGGTACCAAGCGCCGACAAAGATATCGGCTTGCTGCTGCGGCAGGCGATGGACAAGGTTGCCTTCCTGCCCTTCGGCCTGCTCGTCGATCGCTGGCGCTGGGGGGTGTTCGACGGCACGATCAAGCCCGCCGATTACAACAAGTCGTGGACCCAGTTGCGGACCCAGTATCAGGGTATCGTCCCGCCGAGCGAGCGGCCGGCCGATGGCTTCGACGCGGGCGCCAAATATCATATCCCGGGCAACACGCCCTACACCCGCTATTTCCTCGCGCGCATCCTGCAGTTCCAGTTCTACAAGGCGGCATGCGATCAGGCGGGCTGGCAGGGTCCGCTCCACCGCTGCTCCTTCTATGGCAACAAGGAGGTTGGCGCGAAGCTCAATGCGATGCTCGAGATGGGCGCGTCGAAGCCCTGGCCCGACGCGCTCGAAGCCTTCACCGGCGGGCGTGAGATGTCGGGCAAGGCGATGGCCGAATATTTCGCGCCGCTGAAAGCCTGGCTCGACGAGCAGAACAAGGGCAAGCCGACCGGCTGGTGA
- a CDS encoding class I adenylate-forming enzyme family protein — MTAPEMLAGDFATLPDLIRAHAAERPDAIAAADPIRRLSWSELDALVDRIAARLQQDGFAKGDRTAVAGLNSVEQMAAILGTLRAGGVAGLITNSATGEQMAAMIADTGARHLFLDSAASASLEGRVVTASDRIAIDGSDVGTPMDAWLGLAGAKPAPVDIGADDGFNIIYSSGTTGTPKGIVHSHAMRWQHIQRGAPAYGRDAVTILSTPLYSNTTMASFLPTVGSGGQVVLMKKFDARGFLELASRERATNTMLVPVQYRRIMALEDFDSFDLDSFVMKYCTSAPFAATLKADVLKRWPGGLVEIYGMTEGGASFILEAHHFPDKLHTVGRPAPGHIAKVIDEDGNELPQGSVGEVVGRSPAMMTGYNNRPDATKAMHWHDADGNLFYRHGDIGRIDEDGFLTLMDRAKDMIISGGFNIFPSDLEGILLADDRVVEAAVVGMPSEEWGETPVAFVVLKDGADAESVRADCNAKVGKTQRISAITVVDELPRSPIGKVLKRELRDRYAR; from the coding sequence ATGACCGCACCCGAAATGCTCGCCGGCGACTTCGCCACCCTGCCCGACCTGATCCGCGCCCACGCCGCCGAACGCCCCGATGCGATAGCCGCGGCCGATCCGATTCGGCGCCTGAGCTGGTCCGAACTGGACGCATTGGTCGATCGCATCGCGGCGCGGCTGCAGCAGGACGGCTTCGCGAAAGGCGATCGCACCGCGGTCGCCGGGCTGAACAGCGTCGAGCAGATGGCGGCGATCCTGGGCACGCTGCGCGCCGGCGGGGTCGCGGGCCTCATCACCAACAGCGCGACGGGCGAACAGATGGCGGCGATGATCGCCGACACCGGCGCGCGCCACCTGTTCCTCGACAGCGCCGCTTCGGCGAGCTTGGAGGGCCGGGTCGTCACCGCGAGCGACCGCATCGCGATCGACGGCAGCGACGTCGGCACCCCGATGGACGCCTGGCTGGGGCTCGCGGGCGCGAAACCGGCGCCGGTCGATATCGGTGCCGACGATGGCTTCAACATCATCTATTCGTCAGGGACGACGGGCACGCCGAAGGGCATCGTCCACAGCCATGCGATGCGCTGGCAGCATATCCAGCGCGGCGCCCCCGCCTATGGCCGCGACGCGGTGACGATCCTGTCGACCCCGCTCTATTCGAACACCACGATGGCGAGCTTCCTGCCCACCGTCGGGTCGGGCGGCCAGGTCGTGCTGATGAAGAAATTCGACGCGCGCGGCTTCCTCGAACTCGCGAGCCGCGAGCGCGCGACGAACACCATGCTGGTGCCGGTGCAATATCGCCGCATCATGGCGCTCGAGGATTTCGACAGCTTCGACCTCGACAGCTTCGTGATGAAATATTGCACCTCGGCGCCCTTCGCCGCGACTCTGAAGGCCGATGTGCTGAAGCGCTGGCCCGGCGGCCTCGTCGAAATCTATGGCATGACCGAGGGCGGCGCCTCGTTCATCCTCGAGGCGCATCATTTCCCCGACAAACTGCACACCGTCGGCCGCCCGGCACCGGGCCATATCGCCAAGGTAATCGACGAGGACGGCAACGAACTGCCGCAGGGTTCGGTCGGCGAAGTCGTCGGGCGCTCGCCGGCGATGATGACCGGGTACAACAACCGCCCCGACGCGACCAAGGCGATGCACTGGCACGATGCCGACGGGAACCTCTTCTATCGCCACGGCGACATCGGGCGGATCGACGAGGACGGCTTCCTGACCCTGATGGACCGCGCCAAGGACATGATCATCTCGGGCGGCTTCAACATCTTCCCGAGCGACCTCGAGGGCATTTTGCTCGCCGACGACCGGGTCGTCGAGGCGGCGGTGGTCGGCATGCCGAGCGAGGAATGGGGCGAGACGCCGGTGGCGTTCGTGGTGCTGAAGGACGGCGCCGACGCCGAGAGCGTGCGCGCCGACTGCAACGCCAAGGTCGGCAAGACCCAGCGGATCAGCGCGATCACCGTGGTCGACGAACTGCCGCGCAGCCCGATCGGCAAGGTGCTGAAGCGCGAACTGCGCGACCGTTACGCCCGGTAA
- a CDS encoding GFA family protein — protein MSEALTGGCQCGAVRFSTTHAGRDAYWCHCRMCQRALGNVAAAFWNVTKDSVAWKGERAAYMSSPFGRRGFCGICGTPLTFDYPDSPKIDLTVGALDDPGAVSLTSHFGIESRVHGWTAGEELPEMRTDDYAPLQQRWAKVQDAT, from the coding sequence ATGAGCGAGGCCCTGACCGGCGGCTGCCAGTGCGGCGCGGTGCGCTTTTCGACCACGCACGCCGGCCGCGACGCCTATTGGTGCCATTGCCGCATGTGCCAGCGCGCGCTCGGCAATGTCGCCGCCGCCTTCTGGAACGTCACGAAGGACAGCGTGGCGTGGAAAGGCGAACGCGCGGCCTATATGTCGTCGCCCTTTGGCCGACGCGGTTTTTGCGGGATATGCGGCACGCCGTTGACCTTCGATTATCCCGACAGTCCCAAGATCGACCTGACCGTCGGCGCCCTCGACGATCCGGGTGCGGTGTCGCTCACCAGCCATTTCGGGATCGAAAGCCGCGTCCATGGCTGGACCGCCGGCGAGGAGCTTCCCGAAATGCGCACCGATGACTATGCGCCGCTGCAGCAACGCTGGGCCAAGGTGCAAGACGCGACATGA
- a CDS encoding DHA2 family efflux MFS transporter permease subunit, with protein MASRSFPRRSPAATLPADDDRPLHERVRYRGLLMVAVMGASIMQILDTTIANVAIPHMQSALGATSETVTWVLTSYILASAIAMPITGWLADRIGRRELFLAAITGFIITSMACGAAQSLEQMVVFRFLQGISAAFIGPLSQSVMLDINPPDKQARAMSIWGMGIMVGPILGPLLGGWLTESANWRWVFYVNLPVGLLTIAMMWALLPATKKSDRKFDLFGFSMLALGLASLQLMLDRGAHQDWFDSIEIWIECGVAVACLWMFLVHMITARAPLFNRQMLADRNLVTAMGFMIVIGVVMFASMALLPPMLQNLFGWPVIDTGVVLAVRGVGILASMWFAGQMLGKIDARWMVGSGLLIAALSLWQMSHWSLEMGMQPVIISGIVQGLGMGLIFIPLNTMAFATILPQYRTDGSSILNLLRSVGASVGISTVTTLLGANIQRSHEDLASHVTNSSVSLLDPSTADRFGIAGDTALAMINAEINRQAAMVAYIDDFWLMMWVTLASIPLVLLLRPPKPGAAKASMADMGH; from the coding sequence ATGGCCTCGCGCTCGTTCCCCCGCCGTTCGCCCGCAGCGACGCTACCCGCCGACGACGATCGGCCCTTGCACGAGCGTGTCCGCTATCGCGGGTTGCTGATGGTCGCCGTCATGGGCGCTTCGATCATGCAGATTCTCGATACCACCATCGCCAATGTCGCGATCCCGCACATGCAGTCGGCGCTGGGCGCGACGAGCGAGACGGTGACCTGGGTGCTGACCAGCTATATCCTCGCATCGGCGATCGCGATGCCGATCACCGGCTGGCTCGCCGACCGCATCGGGCGGCGCGAATTGTTCCTCGCCGCGATCACCGGTTTCATCATCACCTCGATGGCGTGCGGCGCCGCGCAGTCGCTCGAACAGATGGTGGTCTTCCGTTTCCTGCAAGGGATCAGCGCCGCCTTCATCGGGCCGCTGTCGCAATCGGTGATGCTCGACATCAATCCGCCCGACAAACAGGCGCGCGCGATGTCGATCTGGGGCATGGGGATCATGGTCGGGCCGATCCTGGGGCCTTTGCTCGGCGGCTGGCTGACCGAAAGCGCCAATTGGCGCTGGGTCTTTTACGTCAATTTGCCGGTCGGGCTGCTGACGATCGCGATGATGTGGGCGCTCCTGCCCGCGACGAAGAAGAGCGATCGCAAGTTCGACCTGTTCGGCTTCTCGATGCTCGCGCTGGGGCTTGCGTCGCTGCAGTTGATGCTCGACCGCGGCGCGCATCAGGACTGGTTCGACAGCATCGAAATCTGGATCGAATGCGGCGTCGCGGTCGCGTGCCTGTGGATGTTCCTCGTCCATATGATCACCGCGCGCGCACCGCTGTTCAACCGCCAGATGCTCGCCGACCGCAACCTCGTCACCGCGATGGGTTTCATGATCGTGATCGGGGTGGTGATGTTCGCGTCGATGGCGCTGTTGCCGCCGATGCTGCAGAATCTGTTCGGCTGGCCGGTGATCGACACCGGCGTCGTGCTCGCGGTGCGCGGGGTCGGCATCCTCGCCAGCATGTGGTTCGCGGGGCAGATGCTGGGCAAGATCGATGCGCGCTGGATGGTGGGTTCGGGCTTGCTCATCGCCGCGCTGTCGCTGTGGCAGATGAGCCACTGGTCGCTCGAAATGGGGATGCAGCCGGTCATCATCAGCGGCATCGTGCAGGGACTGGGCATGGGGCTGATCTTCATCCCGCTCAACACCATGGCGTTCGCGACGATCCTGCCGCAGTATCGCACCGACGGGTCGAGCATCCTGAACCTGCTGCGCAGCGTCGGCGCGTCGGTCGGCATCTCGACCGTCACGACGCTGCTCGGCGCCAATATCCAGCGCAGCCACGAGGATCTGGCGAGCCATGTCACCAACAGCTCGGTTAGCCTGCTCGACCCGTCGACAGCCGACCGCTTCGGCATCGCGGGCGACACCGCGCTGGCGATGATCAACGCCGAGATCAACCGGCAGGCGGCGATGGTCGCCTATATCGACGATTTCTGGTTGATGATGTGGGTGACGCTGGCGTCGATCCCGCTGGTGCTGCTGCTCCGCCCGCCGAAGCCGGGGGCGGCAAAGGCGTCGATGGCGGATATGGGGCATTAG
- a CDS encoding MarR family winged helix-turn-helix transcriptional regulator: MSETIGFLLNDTARMFRRTFNARTRESGITALQSRVLTYLARYPGIRQGPLAELIEVEPITLSRMIDRLEESGLVERRADPTDRRAWMLHLTTQAEPLLDHLRQTAKAVVAEATEGMSDAERALLTDLVERVRTNLSRRECQKEKETA; this comes from the coding sequence ATGAGTGAGACGATCGGATTCCTGCTGAACGACACCGCGCGGATGTTCCGCCGCACGTTCAATGCGCGCACCCGCGAGAGCGGGATCACCGCGCTGCAATCGCGCGTGCTGACCTATCTCGCGCGCTATCCCGGCATCCGGCAGGGACCGCTCGCCGAACTGATCGAGGTCGAGCCGATCACGCTGTCGCGGATGATCGACCGGCTGGAGGAGTCGGGCCTGGTCGAACGGCGCGCCGACCCGACCGATCGCCGCGCGTGGATGCTCCACCTGACCACCCAAGCCGAGCCCTTGCTCGACCATTTGCGCCAGACGGCGAAGGCGGTCGTCGCCGAAGCCACCGAGGGCATGAGCGACGCCGAACGCGCGCTGCTCACCGACCTTGTCGAACGCGTCCGGACCAATTTGTCGCGCCGCGAATGCCAAAAAGAAAAAGAGACCGCCTGA
- a CDS encoding HlyD family secretion protein gives MDQLSPNRPTAEDPKPPKAAPKAAPKADPVPPVTAAAAEARDAPKWRTRILMFGLPALLIAGGAGWWLTSGGSVSTDNAYVQMDKVSVAAEVGGRITEVAVRDGQDVTAGQLLFRIDGEPYRLNVAQATAAIDAAQVEVGNLSASANTSAVDIAAAREDVKFAEVTFGRQAALMEKGFTTKAAYDASRHAVAQARERVRQAEAAAAEARTKLAAGPASGINPQVEAARVQRAQAEVNLGRTDVRAPYAGRVAQADRLQIGQMMVQGLPAVTIVDTAHPWVEANFKETDLANMRIGQRAEISFDAYPGLKIRGHVLTIGAGTGSEFSVLPAQNATGNWVKVTQRVPVKIAFDEKPSRDMIAGLSADVRVFTGDGAVAGK, from the coding sequence ATGGACCAGCTTTCCCCCAACCGCCCGACGGCGGAAGATCCCAAGCCGCCGAAAGCCGCGCCGAAAGCCGCGCCGAAGGCCGACCCCGTGCCCCCAGTGACCGCGGCCGCCGCCGAGGCCAGGGACGCGCCCAAGTGGCGCACCCGCATCCTGATGTTCGGCCTGCCGGCGCTGCTGATCGCGGGCGGTGCCGGCTGGTGGCTGACCAGCGGCGGATCGGTGTCGACCGACAATGCCTATGTCCAGATGGACAAGGTGTCGGTCGCGGCCGAGGTCGGCGGGCGGATCACCGAAGTCGCGGTTCGCGACGGGCAGGATGTCACGGCGGGGCAATTGCTGTTCCGCATCGACGGCGAACCCTATCGGCTGAACGTCGCGCAGGCGACCGCCGCGATCGACGCGGCGCAGGTCGAGGTCGGCAATCTGTCGGCCAGCGCCAACACCTCCGCCGTCGACATCGCGGCGGCACGCGAGGATGTGAAATTCGCCGAGGTCACGTTCGGCCGCCAGGCGGCGCTGATGGAAAAGGGCTTCACCACCAAGGCGGCCTATGACGCGTCGCGCCACGCGGTGGCGCAGGCGCGCGAGCGTGTGCGGCAGGCCGAAGCCGCCGCCGCCGAGGCGCGCACCAAGCTTGCCGCCGGCCCCGCGAGCGGGATCAACCCGCAGGTCGAGGCGGCGCGCGTCCAGCGCGCGCAGGCCGAGGTCAATCTGGGCCGTACCGATGTGCGCGCGCCTTACGCCGGCCGCGTCGCGCAGGCCGACCGGCTGCAGATCGGCCAGATGATGGTGCAGGGCCTGCCCGCGGTGACGATCGTCGACACCGCCCATCCGTGGGTCGAGGCCAATTTCAAGGAAACCGACCTTGCCAATATGCGCATCGGCCAGCGCGCCGAAATCAGCTTCGACGCCTATCCGGGGCTGAAGATTCGTGGCCATGTGCTGACGATCGGCGCGGGGACGGGCAGCGAGTTTTCGGTGCTGCCGGCGCAGAACGCCACCGGCAACTGGGTCAAGGTGACCCAGCGCGTGCCGGTGAAGATCGCCTTTGACGAAAAGCCGTCGCGCGACATGATCGCCGGGCTGTCGGCCGATGTGCGGGTGTTTACGGGCGATGGTGCGGTGGCCGGGAAGTAG